From Brassica rapa cultivar Chiifu-401-42 chromosome A06, CAAS_Brap_v3.01, whole genome shotgun sequence:
CGCTTTGATAGGCGTCTAAAGGATAATGTGGAAGTCAGAGATCTTATTAATGCAGTATGGAATACTGGAGCTCCACTCTCGGTTTCTCAACGCATCTCCGCAGTTAGACGAGCCATAGCTCGGTGGAGTAGAGAACACCACCTCAATAGCCGAAAAACGATTGAATCTCTGCAAGGTCTTCTGGACTCAGCTATGTCCTCGCCTGATACGTCGGAAGATTCGATTAGGTCCCTGAATAACCAACTCCTAGCTGCATATCAAGCGGAGGAAGCGTTCTGGCGACAGAGGAGCAGGCTCCTGTGGTTGGCTTTGGGCGATAAGAACACAGGGTTTTTTCACGCTGTCTCCAAAGGACGCAAAGCTAGGAACAGGCTCACGGTTCTGGAAAATGCCGAAGGTATCGCCATGTATGAAGAACACCAGTTTGCTGAGGAGATAGCCAGTTATTTTGACCTCATCTTCACATCTCAGAATGCTAGTGCAACGGAAGTGGTTTCACGTGCTTTATCTCCTAAGATCTCCGAAGTTACAAACAGAAGACTTACTGCCTTGCCCTCAGCCATGGAAATTAGGAACGCTCTCTTCTCTATTCACCCCGATATGGCCCCGGGACCCGATGGGTTCTCAGCCTGTTTTTTCCAAGCGAACTGGCCGACGGTGGGAGATGCTATTGTTAAAGAAGTCCAGACTTTCTTCACGACAGGACGTATGCCAGACTCCATCAACTCAACACATATACGCCTTATTCCAAAAACACGAGAGGCAAAAGCGGTGTCTGACTTCCGGCCTATCGCGCTCTGCAACGTCTATTACAAGGTGATCTCCAAGTTGCTCTCGCTTCGTCTCAGATCGGTTATGGGAGACATTATCTCAGACAGCCAGTCGGCTTTTCTACCGGGACGAGCAATTTCGGATAACGTGCTGATCACTCATGAAGTCCTTCACTACCTGAAGACCTCCGACGCAAAGAAGCATTGTCATATGGCGGTTAAAACCGATATGAGTAAGGCTTATGATAGATTAGAGTGGGAATTCATACGTCAAGTGTTCGATCAGCTGGGTTTTGATGCGGTATGGACTCAATGGGCTATGCAGTGTGTGACTACAGTCACATACTCCTTTCTCGTTAATGATTCAGTGCTAGGAAACGTCCAACCCCAGCGAGGGATAAGACAGGGCGACCCTCTATCTCCATATCTGTTCATTCTTTGCGCGGAGGTTCTATCCGGCTTATGCTCTGCCGCGCAGAACAGCGGAGATCTATCTGGTATAAAAGTGGCCCGGCAGTGCCCTAGGATTAACCATCTCCTCTTCGCCGATGACACAATGTTCTTTGTTCGAGCCGATATACGAAGTTGTCATACTCTTAATGCGATTCTGAAGGACtatgagcttgcttcaggtcaACAGATCAATACCTCCAAATCTTCTGTCTTCTTTTCCGCTAGAACACCACAGGGAACCCGCCTCAGGGTTAAAAACATCCTTGGTATAGCAAAGGAGGGAGGTGTGGGAAAGTATTTGGGTCTGCCGGAGCTCTTTACCCGCAAAAAGAGTGATCTTTTTTCTTCCATTGTCGATCGTATTACTTGTAAGGCGGCATCCTGGTCCACCAGACTTCTATCAGGGGCCGGTAAATTAACAATGCTGAAGTCGGTGCTTTCATCTATGCCCAATCATGCTATGTCATGTTTTCTTCTTCCAGCTGGTTTGTGTGCGAGAATTCAGTCGGCCCTAACACGCTTCTGGTGGGATTCTGATCCGAccacaaagaagctgtgctggATCTCTTGGGATTCCATGGCTCAATCGAAGCAAAGTGGAGGCTTGGGTTTACGGGATATACAGGCTTTCAATGTAGCAATGCTCGCGAAACTGGCGTGGCGGATTCTTACAAGACCTGAGAGTCTGTTGAGCCGTATTTTGCTTGGTAAATATTGTCATGGCGCTGGTTTTTTGACAGTCCAATGCCCTTCATCACCATCCCACGGGTGGAGGGGGGTTCTTGAAGGACGTGATCTGATTCTGAGACATCTAGGGAAAGCTATAGGGAACGGGAACTCTACGAGCATTTGGGGAGAGTCTTGGATATCTACCACAGAGGATTTAAGACCCTATGGACCGACACGGGAACAGGACAGAGACCTAGTAGTAGCAGACCTGCTTACCAGGGGAAGCCGCGAATGGATACCAGCAAGAGTGGAGCTTATTCTCCCAGAGGTAGCACACTATATCTATCAGATCAAACCAAGCACTTACGATGCGGAGGATGCTTTCTGTTGGCAGAAGACTCGCACTGGTGTTTACAGTGTCAAGACGGGATATTATGCAGCCATGGAAGCAACGGAACGGCTGGCGTTAGACCCCACAGTCCCGGATGAATTCAACTGGAAACGCCATATCTGGTCCATGTCCACTTCGGAAAAGCTGAAACTCTTTGTTTGGAAGCTATGCAGGGGAGCTCTGGCCCTGGGGGCCAACTTACAGCGAAGAGGTTTAGCTCTACAAGCTACCTGTCCACACTGCAATGCCTTGGAAACGGCTCTCCACCTTTTCTTCACCTGTCCTTTCGCACAACAAGTCTGGAGACTTGCTCCATTAACAGCTCCTGTGGACTGGCTCGACATCAACTCGCCATACCAAGCGCTTATCAGTGCCAGTTCTCTCATTTGCTTACCGCCAACAGGACTGACTACCAACATCGTTTCATGGGTTCTGTGGGGTATCTGGAAGGCAAGAAACCTCCTTACTTTTGAGAACAGAGCTATCCCCGCACATAAGGTGATGACTGTCGCCATCTCCTCTGCTCGTGAGTGGTCCTCAGCTCAACTAGCAAACGCCCCAAAGACTTCAACAACAGCAGGCTTGGTCATGCCTCCGATGCTCCCCCGACCACTGCTTACCTGCAACTCCGACGCCTCCTGGATACAGGCGACGAAAATGGCGGGTCTTGCTTGGGTTCTTTCTGATTCAAGAAATGACCAGGTTCATACGGGTCAAGCCCGCTCTCTTTCTGTGTCATCACCACTCATGGCGGAAGCTTTGGCGATCAAGGGATTGCTCCTGGCGGCTTCACACCTCTCTTCACCAAACGTCTGGATAAAATCCGACTCCTTAGAGCTCATCCGAGCTATCAACTCGAATACATTTCCTATGGAGCTCTATGGAGTTCTCAAGGACATCGAGTTCCTATCTGCACCTTTTGATTTCATCTTCTTTTCGCATGTCTCAAGATTATGTAACTCTCGAGCTGATTCGTTGGCGAAGAATGCTCTGTTATGTGATTGTTCTATCTTGTACTGATCCCTTTATCTTATATAATTCAactgttgttcaaaaaaaaaaaaaagtattgggaaactagttttttgatgaaataaatGAGACAGGTTTGTGGAATGAGAAAAATTAAaggaatatttttatttgatattagagatcgtttttaacattttaccttattgttttataaatcattttaagaGATATCATCACAACACACAGCCTCTCGTgtttacaaaaatagttttaaatgaaTTAGTAAGTAGGCTCATAAACTAAATTGACCCAGTAAAAAATACAACGAAGCAAGTGGAGTGGCCACGCGAGTCATAAGCCATCTAAAAAAATCATGTGGTTACTGTCATGTTCACAGATCTTTTGTTTGCTGTTAAATGGACTCACAAGGTACAAATATACCACTCATAAAAAAACAATACACAATGAAAATGTTGATGTACATTGTTGTGTTTGTTCTTCTCTTTACTGGTTGCATGGCCAACAAAGTGGCAGATTCGCTGATTCAAGAATCTTGCAAAAACATTTCAAAATCTATATTAGTGGACACCATTCCAAATTTCGAAAAAGATTGCATTGAATCTCTCAAAGCGAATCCGGAGAGCCAGAAAGCGAGAAATGTCGATGATTTAATCATGGTAGGAATGAATAACGCCATGTCACAGTTAAGCAACGTGAAAACAACTGTGGAGAAGATTATAAAAGAGAAGAAATATAAGAGTAGCCTTAGTAAGAAATTGTTGGAAGAGTGCCTTAAGCTTTACTCCAAGAGCGCTCACATGTTAACCTCAGGTTTGAATTACCTCAAAAAGGGGAACTTGGAGAAGGCACAATATGAAATTAATGATGCAGATGAAGCACCGGTATTTTGCGAGTTGAAATTCAACGGCGACAATCAACAGATATCTCCCgtgaaaaaagaaaatgatcttCTCTTAACAATGATCAACATTCCTTATATGTTACTTATGGAACATAATTTATAGTCTAGTGGAGCTGATAGGCCAGAATTTTAAAAGAGGTGTTAAGTGATTTTTACTGAAAAAAgtgatgaaaatataaatagttctcattaataattttattttgtgtgtTAAATTCTTCTTTGTTTGAATAATGTAATCAAATGATATTTGCGGATTCTTAGGAAATAATTTGTATCAGAATATTATGATGTCGATTACAAACTATAAACAAATGAACAATAATTCAGCTGTCAGTTTATGAAAAATCATATCGATTTTTCCCTCATTTCAagtatatttttggtattttagatattttataagttttggGTTTGAGTTTTTGGGTATAGTTTTGGGTTTCAgataaaatttttgatttttaaaaatataattcggaTAATcggataaaattttggatattttttatgTTACTAGGTTAGGTTTTGggtaaaattttggattttttgaatgtttaaatatttttaagtatttttttgtgTTGGACCGGACCCGACAGGATCCGAACCTAATCCGACTCattcgaaccgaaccgataaattCTAATTACACTATTGAGTCCAAATATCTAAGATCTGAATTTATCCAGATCCAATAGGATCCGAACCAAACCGACAAATTCTAGTTATTCTGTTGAGTCTAAATATTAAGATCTAAAGAACTCAGACCCGACAAAATTCATCTCAAACCCGATTCGAAGGCCCGAATACCCGATCTACCCAACGCCAATTGGACCCTCAACTAAAAACAAGGGTAACAAAAACCCcactttattttcatatattagtTAAGAGATAACATGgtaaacaacaataataaactaacttttgtttttttgagcAACAATAATAAACTAACTTAGTAGTGAAAACTGTCCCAAAATGTAATAAAAACTTAGAATGTGGCCCTATGTGTAAAACACTCTTCTTCTTATAGTGAACAATGTTGAGTAAAAAAGCACTATTTTAACAGACTTCACTAGACTTGTGTCCGCTTCATATCTTGAAATGTTTTCCAGATTTCATTAGACTtggatctcttcttcttccttcctcCCCTTCTATTCGATGAACACCAAAGCAAGGGATGAGATGTGTGCTTGCTTTCTTTTAACATTCCCTTAAGATATGCTGGTAGAAGTCTCTTTAACATTTTCCTCAGCATTTTCATCTCCTTCAGTCTTCTTTCCTTTCTCGTTAAACATATTTTTAGGGCCTTCAACATACATGCTCCTACAAGGCGTGGCTCTTCAAGGCGATTTTAGTGGTTCTTGACCATAGAAGATAGTTGTCTCCTTTGAAAACCACATAAAGAGTAAGTTGCTTCTGAGAATCTATTGGGAAACATAATGTAAACAGAGTATAAGGTGTTTGATTTTGTGGAATAGATAGATCTTCAAAAGCTAACTTGCTATGATACAATGTAGATTTTGGTGAAAATAAGGACAATTTGTTGAAGATAAAACAAAGGAAAAAACCAAGAGTGAGAGTAAGAGTAAGAGAAATAAAGCTTTGGGGAAGAAGATGAGATTATGTGTTATTTTTTGTGTGGTTTACATGAGACATAAATACAAGGGTAAATTTTAGCATATCATGGAGGCATGTAATGGGGACTCGATCTGGTCAGCCATTGATCTGTACTCTTCGGGAGTCCTTCATTGATGGGGATGATTTGATCTTCATGATTAATGGGCTTTCCGAGCACGGCTATGATTTGTGAATCCTTGAACATACTCGTCAATTGCTTTAGATCCTTTTGTCCAATATTGTCGAGCTGTTGTTTGAGTTGTTTCAACTGACCACGGCTTGGTTTTGCGTAAGTGGAGGCAAGCGTACTCCAGACTTGAGAAAATGTGGTTGTCGTGGAGAGAATGTTGAAAGGCAACCGAGATAGAGCGCTATATATTAACTTGTCTTGGCGCTTCCATAACATAAATGCAAGGTTTGTAGTGACGACTCCATTGGTGGTGATGTTTGCAGCGTGGGAGACGTCTAGCTCTTTAATTAATATTCATCGAGCAAGGCATGAACTTTGATATTCCACATGAGATAGTTGGTTGAGCTTCGTGACATCATCATGTTCACGTTGAGAAGAGAAGACAACAATGGTGTGTGTGAAGGAGATTTACATGGCCGATAGTGGAGGAAGGAGAAAAAGATGAAGTGTTGAGGCGATAAAAGTGGGTGGCGGccacataaatattttgtaggTCTTTAGGATTGCAGTTCTGATAACATATTAGGCAATGATGAATATCCCATAATATGAAGAGAtgtacaatatatacatatatttgagTTTAAGACTATTGATAATTACGACATGGTCCTTAATCTAATTTATCCATATAAAACTAAGTTTGACCCAAGAAAAAAGGCAACGAATCAAGTGGAGTGGCAACGCGAGACATAAGCCATCTAAAAATAGCATGTAATTACTCTCATGTGAGCAGATTTTTGCTTGCTTTTATATGggataaaaaaattacaatatacGACACCACAATGAAGATGTTTCAAAAAAACACAGTGAAGatgtacttatttttttttgtttttctcttcAATAGTTGCACAGCCAACAAAGTGGCAGATTCTCTGATTCAAAAATCTTGCAAGAAAATTACAAAGTTTCTAAATAAGGACAGCGATTCAATTTTCGAAAAGGATTGTGTTGCATCTCTCAGAGAGAATCCAGAGAGCCAGAAAGTGAGAAATATCGATGAACTGACCGTGGTGGGAGCGAATAATGCCATATCAAACTTAACGAATGTGAGAAGAATTGTGGAGAACATTATAAAAGAGAAGAAATATAAGAGTAGACTTAGTAAGAAGCTGTTGGAAGATTGCCTTAAGCTTTACTCCAAGAGCTTTAAATCGTTAACTTCAGGTTTGAATTACTGCAAAGTGCGGAATTTCGGGAAGGCGGCAACTAATTTTACTGAAGCACAGGATGCACCCATATTTTGCGGAATAAAATTCAATGGCGACAATAAACAGATATCTCCCGTGAAAAAAGAGAATGATTTTCTCATAACAATGATCGAAATACCGTTGCAGTTTGCTGCGGATATCACACATAGCCATTAGTGGGATATTCGCCACGGTaaaagattaaaataaaaacaataaggAAGAAATAAGCTAGTGGAGTCTTACATCTCTATTGGAGGACTGGCTTGGCTTCGCCATACCCTCGAGCAGGAACTGAGAAACTCTGCCTAACCTCACGGTTCTTAGGTTGGTTTCTAGCTCCTggatctctctctccttcatttGTTGCCATACCTCACTagtatcttcttttcttttgttgctAGTTCTCTTTTCTTCCATAGTACGTTATGTTCCTTGACCCAGAGGGTCCTTACTCAATGAAACTAAGTGTTTAAAAAGAGCTAGTGGAGTCTCTCATTAGAAATAAATTAGGTTTTTGGAGATTCTTACCAGGCTAGCGTCCAATTAAGGATAAGGGTGTTAAGTGAGTTCTACTAAAAcaaatgttataaaaatataagggaaaattgtttttttagagcaaaaaaatgataactatgtccctttagattaatctcatatactttatgtcctattagactaattattttcaaaatgacaataatacccttaaaattgtaatttttaaatataataaataatgaattcattttttttttgtttttttttaaatcgattttttttaaaaaaatatggaagtgaatattctcaaatattttgtttccatatttttaggaactgatttcttattcGTAGAATACATCTAATc
This genomic window contains:
- the LOC103827680 gene encoding uncharacterized protein LOC103827680, coding for MLMYIVVFVLLFTGCMANKVADSLIQESCKNISKSILVDTIPNFEKDCIESLKANPESQKARNVDDLIMVGMNNAMSQLSNVKTTVEKIIKEKKYKSSLSKKLLEECLKLYSKSAHMLTSGLNYLKKGNLEKAQYEINDADEAPVFCELKFNGDNQQISPVKKENDLLLTMINIPYMLLMEHNL